In one window of Arachis ipaensis cultivar K30076 chromosome B06, Araip1.1, whole genome shotgun sequence DNA:
- the LOC107646512 gene encoding F-box protein PP2-B15 — MATYCSNIELLPEDCVCSILSYLSPAEACTFSLVSPTLHSAADSDTVWKSFLPSNYEDIVSRAVNPLPLLQFSHHHKQLFQALSHPLPLDSGNKIFKLDKSSGKISYILSATELSIAWSQDTNYWTWTQTPESRFSMVAELRTVNWLQIEGKMRTGELTARTTYGAYLIMKVSSNRAYGLDSAPAEVSVAIGDKVVQRGKAYLCQKEEKKRMMERLMYGNRSHMLGNQEQENISVPLKRQDDDGWMEIQIGEFFTGDTDQEINITLMEVGYHFKAGLIVQGIHVRPTHIMERVPEDCFAHILSFASPQDACSLCLVSTTLQSMADSDSVWEKFLPLDCEQIVSRIVNPSFSCSSNKKYMFVTLCTPQLIDGGNKIFWIEKNSGKICYQLSARELSIAWGNCPLYWSWKPVEGSRFEEAAELRTICWLEMNGSISTGMLSPKTLYGAYLKVKIADRAYGLDSLPSHVSVELPNYKSHGTVYIRRPSHTHSHAENEEWLEIELGSFYTGLDKEVVRMGLKEVKGVHLKGGLIVDGIEIRPKNVPNKAQKRFSHTAFPV, encoded by the exons ATGGCAACTTATTGCTCAAACATTGAACTCTTGCCGGAAGATTGTGTTTGTTCCATTTTATCGTACTTGTCCCCTGCCGAGGCATGCACATTCTCACTTGTCTCCCCAACCCTTCACTCCGCCGCCGACTCCGACACCGTTTGGAAGTCCTTCTTACCATCCAACTATGAAGACATTGTCTCAAGGGCTGTCAATCCCCTTCCCCTCCTCCAATTCTCTCATCATCACAAGCAACTCTTTCAAGCACTCTCCCATCCCCTCCCCCTTGACTCTGGCAACAAG ATCTTCAAATTGGACAAGTCTTCCGGTAAAATTTCGTATATCTTATCTGCAACGGAGTTGTCTATAGCATGGAGCCAAGACACAAATTACTGGACCTGGACACAAACCCCTGAATCAAGGTTCTCAATGGTGGCTGAGTTGAGAACAGTGAACTGGTTGCAAATTGAGGGGAAGATGAGAACAGGGGAGCTGACAGCGAGAACCACATACGGGGCTTATCTGATAATGAAAGTGTCGTCAAACAGAGCTTATGGGCTTGACTCTGCGCCGGCGGAGGTATCGGTTGCGATTGGGGACAAAGTGGTGCAGAGAGGAAAGGCTTACTTATGccagaaggaggagaagaagcgCATGATGGAGAGGCTAATGTACGGGAACCGAAGCCACATGTTGGGAAACCAAGAACAAGAGAATATTTCAGTTCCATTGAAAAGACAGGATGATGATGGGTGGATGGAGATTCAGATAGGGGAGTTCTTCACCGGAGACACTGATCAAGAGATCAACATCACTCTTATGGAGGTTGGTTACCATTTCAAGGCCGGCCTTATCGTCCAAGGCATTCATGTTAGGCCTACACAC ATAATGGAACGTGTGCCAGAGGATTGTTTTGCACACATTTTATCGTTTGCATCCCCACAAGATGCGTGTAGTTTGTGCCTGGTTTCAACGACGTTGCAGTCAATGGCTGATTCAGACAGCGTGTGGGAAAAGTTTTTGCCACTTGATTGTGAACAAATTGTTTCAAGGATCGTGAATCCTTCATTTTCGTGCTCCTCTAATAAGAAATACATGTTTGTCACGTTATGTACACCACAACTAATTGACGGCGGTAACAAG aTATTCTGGATTGAGAAAAATTCAGGAAAAATATGCTACCAGTTGAGTGCAAGGGAGCTTTCAATTGCATGGGGGAACTGCCCTCTATATTGGTCCTGGAAACCAGTTGAAGGCTCAAG GTTTGAAGAAGCTGCTGAACTAAGAACAATTTGCTGGCTAGAAATGAATGGCAGCATAAGCACTGGAATGTTATCTCCCAAAACATTATACGGTGCGTATCTGAAAGTGAAAATAGCTGATCGTGCCTATGGCTTGGACTCTTTACCGTCACACGTGTCGGTTGAACTTCCCAATTACAAATCACATGGAACTGTTTATATACGACGCCCCTCACACACACATTCCCATGCTGAAAATGAAGAATGGTTGGAGATTGAGTTGGGGAGCTTCTATACTGGGCTGGATAAAGAGGTTGTAAGAATGGGCCTCAAGGAGGTCAAAGGCGTCCACTTGAAAGGTGGGCTTATTGTTGATGGAATTGAAATAAGGCCCAAAAATGTTCCAAACAAGGCCCAAAAGCGTTTTTCTCACACCGCCTTTCCCGTGTAA